A region from the Citrobacter telavivensis genome encodes:
- the htpG gene encoding molecular chaperone HtpG has protein sequence MKGQETRGFQSEVKQLLHLMIHSLYSNKEIFLRELISNASDAADKLRFRALSNPDLYEGDGELRVRVSFDKDKRTLTIADNGVGMNRDDVIDHLGTIAKSGTKSFLESMGSDQAKDSQLIGQFGVGFYSAFIVADKVTVRTRAAGDKPENGVFWESAGEGEYTVGDITKDERGTEITLHLREGEDEFLDDWRVRSIISKYSDHIALPVEIEKQEEKDGETVVSWEKINKAQALWTRNKSEIKDDEYNEFYKHIAHDFTDPLTWSHNRVEGKQEYTSLLYIPSQAPWDMWNRDHKHGLKLYVQRVFIMDDAEQFMPNYLRFVRGLIDSNDLPLNVSREILQDSTVTRNLRSALTKRVLQMLEKLAKDDAEKYQTFWQQFGLVMKEGPAEDHANQETIAKLMRFASTHTDSSAQTVSLEDYVSRMKEGQEKIYYITADSYAAAKSSPHLELLRKKGIEVLLLSDRIDEWMMNYLTEFDGKAFQSVAKADESIDKLADEVDESAKEAEKALTPFVERVKNLLGDRVKDVRLTHRLTDTPAIVTTDADEMSTQMAKLFAAAGQNVPEVKYIFELNPDHVLVKRTADTEDDAKFNEWVELLLDQALFAERGTLEDPNQFIRRMNQLLVS, from the coding sequence ATGAAAGGACAAGAAACTCGTGGGTTTCAGTCAGAGGTAAAACAGCTTCTGCATCTGATGATCCATTCTCTGTATTCCAATAAAGAAATCTTCCTGCGTGAGCTTATCTCTAACGCCTCCGATGCGGCAGACAAGCTGCGTTTTCGCGCGCTGTCGAACCCGGACCTCTATGAAGGTGACGGTGAACTGCGTGTGCGCGTCTCCTTCGATAAAGATAAGCGTACGTTGACCATTGCCGATAACGGCGTGGGGATGAACCGTGATGACGTTATCGATCACCTGGGGACCATTGCGAAGTCCGGGACCAAATCTTTCCTCGAATCTATGGGCTCCGATCAGGCGAAAGACAGCCAACTGATCGGTCAGTTTGGGGTGGGCTTCTATTCCGCGTTTATCGTGGCGGATAAAGTGACCGTCCGCACCCGCGCGGCGGGCGACAAGCCGGAGAATGGCGTGTTCTGGGAGTCGGCGGGTGAAGGTGAATACACCGTTGGCGATATCACCAAAGACGAGCGCGGAACGGAAATCACGCTGCATTTGCGTGAAGGGGAAGACGAGTTCCTCGATGACTGGCGTGTACGTTCCATCATCAGCAAATATTCCGACCATATCGCGCTGCCGGTTGAGATTGAAAAACAGGAAGAGAAAGACGGCGAAACCGTCGTTTCCTGGGAGAAAATCAACAAAGCGCAGGCGCTGTGGACCCGTAACAAGTCGGAAATCAAAGACGACGAGTACAACGAGTTTTACAAGCATATCGCGCACGATTTTACCGATCCGCTGACCTGGAGCCACAACCGTGTGGAAGGGAAGCAGGAGTACACCAGCCTGCTGTATATCCCGTCTCAGGCACCGTGGGACATGTGGAACCGCGATCACAAGCACGGCCTGAAGCTGTATGTTCAGCGCGTCTTTATCATGGACGACGCCGAGCAGTTTATGCCGAACTACCTGCGCTTTGTGCGCGGTCTGATCGATTCTAACGATCTGCCGCTGAACGTCTCTCGTGAAATTCTGCAGGACAGCACGGTAACCCGCAATCTGCGTAGCGCATTGACCAAACGTGTTCTGCAGATGCTGGAAAAACTGGCGAAAGACGATGCGGAAAAATACCAGACCTTCTGGCAGCAGTTCGGTCTGGTGATGAAAGAAGGTCCGGCGGAAGACCACGCTAACCAGGAAACCATCGCCAAACTGATGCGTTTCGCGTCGACGCATACCGACTCTTCTGCGCAGACTGTCTCTCTGGAAGACTACGTCTCCCGCATGAAAGAAGGGCAGGAGAAGATTTATTACATCACCGCCGACAGCTATGCGGCGGCGAAGAGCAGTCCGCACCTGGAACTGCTGCGTAAGAAAGGCATCGAAGTGCTGCTGCTCTCCGATCGCATTGACGAGTGGATGATGAACTACCTGACCGAGTTTGACGGTAAGGCGTTCCAGTCCGTCGCCAAAGCGGACGAGTCTATCGACAAGCTGGCCGATGAGGTAGATGAAAGCGCGAAAGAAGCGGAAAAAGCGCTGACACCGTTCGTTGAGCGCGTGAAAAACCTGCTGGGCGACCGCGTGAAAGACGTGCGTCTGACGCATCGTCTGACCGATACGCCAGCGATTGTCACCACCGATGCGGACGAAATGAGCACGCAGATGGCGAAACTGTTTGCGGCGGCGGGTCAGAACGTGCCGGAAGTGAAATACATCTTTGAACTCAACCCGGATCACGTGCTGGTGAAACGCACCGCAGATACCGAGGACGACGCGAAGTTCAACGAGTGGGTTGAACTGCTGCTGGATCAGGCGCTGTTTGCCGAGCGCGGCACGCTGGAAGATCCGAACCAGTTCATCCGTCGTATGAACCAGCTGCTGGTTTCCTGA